One part of the Dermacentor andersoni chromosome 2, qqDerAnde1_hic_scaffold, whole genome shotgun sequence genome encodes these proteins:
- the LOC126540326 gene encoding isocitrate dehydrogenase [NADP] cytoplasmic-like — protein sequence MEKLKCGPVVEMRGDDMARVVWDLVREKLIVPYVDADLRVFDLSIEHRNQTNDTVTLEATQALRTHNVGVKCATITAEKDVLEKYHLKRMWMSPNAAIRNALGGAVFREPIVCRNIPPLVKQWRKPIIIARHAFGDQYNCKDFVVPGPGTLQINYSPTIGAPYHLDIYDFDDTLGVAAAMCNTDRSITEFAYCCFQFALQRGYPLFLSTKETIMKKYDGRFKGIFEMLYQKKYKSRYMEKGIFFQHRLMDDMVARSLRMEGGFVWACKNYDGDIQSDFIAQGFGSLGLMTSVLICPDNKTTMTEAAHGTVTKHYRRHTAGLETSTNALSSVYTWTKGLAHRGKLDGDAKLIAFARCLERVCLDTVESGFMTKDLASCVKGFGKVDRRDYLNTFEFVDKLAQQLDVRFKELFTEEPRV from the exons ATGGAGAAGCTCAAGTGCGGGCCCGTGGTCGAGATGCGGGGCGACGACAtggcgcgcgtcgtctgggaccTGGTCCGCGAGAAGCTCATCGTGCCGTACGTGGACGCCGACCTGAGGGTGTTCGACCTGTCGATCGAGCACCGTAACCAGACCAACGACACGGTCACCCTGGAGGCCACCCAGGCGCTGAGGACGCACAACGTGGGCGTCAAGTGCGCCACCATCACGGCCGAGAAGGACGTGCTCGAGAAGTACCACCTGAAGCGCATGTGGATGTCGCCCAAcgccgccatccgcaacgcgctGGGCGGCGCCGTCTTCCGGGAGCCCATCGTGTGCCGCAACATCCCGCCGCTCGTGAAGCAGTGGCGCAAGCCCATCATCATCGCGCGCCACGCGTTCGGCGACCAGTACAACTGCAAGGACTTCGTGGTGCCCGGACCCGGCACGCTGCAGATCAACTACTCGCCCACCATCGGAGCCCCCTACCACCTTGAC ATTTACGACTTCGACGACACGCTGGGAGTGGCGGCCGCCATGTGCAACACGGACCGCTCCATCACTGAGTTCGCGTACTGCTGCTTCCAGTTCGCGCTGCAGCGCGGCTACCCGCTGTTCCTGAGCACCAAGGAGACCATCATGAAGAAGTATGACGGCCGCTTCAAGGGCATATTCGAGATGCTCTACCAGAAGAAGTACAAGAGCCGCTACATGGAGAAGGGCATCTTCTTCCAGCACCGGCTCATGGACGACATGGTGGCGCGCTCGCTGCGCATGGAGGGCGGCTTCGTGTGGGCCTGCAAGAACTACGACGGCGACATCCAGTCGGACTTCATCGCGCAGGGCTTCGGCTCGCTGGGGCTCATGACGAGCGTGCTCATCTGCCCCGATAACAAGACGACGATGACCGAGGCGGCGCACGGCACCGTCACCAAGCACTACCGGCGCCACACCGCGGGGCTGGAGACCTCCACCAACGCGCTGTCCTCGGTGTACACCTGGACCAAGGGGCTCGCGCATCGGGGTAAGCTCGACGGCGACGCCAAGCTCATCGCGTTCGCCAGGTGTCTGGAGCGGGTCTGCCTCGACACAGTCGAGTCGGGCTTCATGACCAAGGACCTGGCGTCGTGCGTCAAGGGGTTCGGCAAGGTCGACCGGAGGGACTACCTCAACACCTTCGAATTCGTGGACAAGCTGGCGCAGCAGCTGGACGTTAGGTTCAAGGAGCTGTTCACGGAAGAACCACGGGTATAG